The following are from one region of the Paenibacillus sp. JZ16 genome:
- a CDS encoding response regulator transcription factor encodes MRSRILIVDDDEKIISMLRRGLAFEGYDVLTASNGAEGLKVILSEDPDVVVLDVMMPQVDGFEALRRLREGGSTTPVLMLTAKDEVENRVKGLDAGADDYLVKPFALEELLARVRALLRRKTGDDSSNHRLTFEDLVMDTDAREVIRSGQRLELTAKEFELLHLFMQNPKRVLSRDLIMDKIWGYDYSGESNVLEVYIAMLRQKTEEHGGKRLIQTIRGAGYILRGDN; translated from the coding sequence CCGGATATTAATTGTAGATGATGATGAGAAGATTATTTCGATGCTGCGCAGGGGACTTGCGTTTGAGGGCTATGACGTCCTGACCGCGTCCAACGGAGCGGAAGGTTTGAAAGTAATTTTGAGTGAGGACCCGGACGTTGTCGTTCTGGATGTCATGATGCCTCAGGTCGATGGATTTGAAGCGCTGCGCAGACTCCGGGAAGGCGGAAGCACGACACCGGTGCTGATGCTGACGGCGAAGGATGAGGTGGAGAATCGGGTCAAGGGACTCGATGCCGGAGCGGATGATTACTTAGTCAAACCCTTCGCGCTGGAGGAGCTGCTCGCCCGCGTACGAGCCTTGTTGCGCCGCAAAACCGGAGATGATAGCTCTAACCACCGACTGACCTTCGAGGATCTCGTGATGGATACCGATGCAAGGGAAGTCATTCGCAGCGGGCAAAGACTGGAGCTCACCGCCAAGGAATTTGAGCTGCTGCATCTGTTTATGCAAAATCCGAAGCGGGTGCTGTCCCGCGATTTGATCATGGATAAAATATGGGGCTATGACTACAGCGGGGAGTCCAACGTGCTGGAGGTTTACATCGCCATGCTCCGGCAAAAGACCGAGGAACATGGAGGTAAACGGCTGATACAGACGATCCGCGGAGCCGGTTATATTTTAAGAGGAGATAATTAG